In Microbacterium lushaniae, the following are encoded in one genomic region:
- a CDS encoding aldehyde dehydrogenase family protein: MTTLLEDITATAQEGRAIPDAATGEPIGYVATRSIADLDDAVATARAAQPAWAALGHAERSRILHAAADEIDAHAEELAQIIAKEQGKPLNGLGARFEAGGCAAWIRAAADLPLEPEVIFEAEGTRSELHYVPLGVVGAISPWNWPALIAIWQIAPSLRMGNTVVAKPSEYTPLSVMAVAELMNRHLPAGVLTVVPGGREVGAAIAAHPGIDKIMFTGSTRTGREIVKSSAHNLARLTLELGGNDAGIVLPGADVKALGEKLFWGAFINSGQTCAALKRLYVHDSLYEEVVAELARLAEAAPLGPGMDETSALGPLSTRQQFDIVSDLVEDARGRGARIVTGGEAAPELGAHFYRATVVADIDDDAPLVAEEQFGPVLPIVRYTDLDDVIARANASDQALGASVWGDPEQARVIAERIQSGTVWINQHGTINPLVPFGGTKGSGYGLEFGVHGLKAVAGTKVITV; this comes from the coding sequence ATGACGACACTGCTCGAAGACATCACGGCGACCGCCCAGGAAGGTCGCGCCATCCCGGATGCGGCGACCGGCGAGCCGATCGGCTACGTCGCGACACGCTCGATCGCCGACCTGGACGACGCGGTGGCGACGGCGCGGGCCGCCCAGCCCGCGTGGGCTGCGCTCGGGCACGCCGAGCGCAGCCGGATCCTGCACGCAGCAGCCGACGAGATCGACGCGCACGCCGAGGAGCTCGCGCAGATCATCGCCAAGGAGCAGGGCAAACCGCTCAACGGCCTCGGCGCCCGCTTCGAAGCGGGCGGGTGCGCGGCCTGGATCCGCGCCGCCGCCGACCTGCCGCTGGAACCCGAAGTGATCTTCGAGGCAGAGGGAACCAGATCCGAGCTGCACTACGTGCCGCTGGGGGTCGTCGGCGCGATCAGCCCCTGGAACTGGCCTGCCCTCATCGCGATCTGGCAGATCGCGCCGTCGCTGCGCATGGGCAACACCGTGGTGGCCAAGCCCAGCGAGTACACCCCGCTCAGCGTGATGGCGGTGGCGGAACTGATGAACCGGCACCTTCCGGCGGGCGTCCTCACCGTGGTGCCCGGCGGCCGGGAGGTGGGCGCCGCGATCGCCGCACACCCCGGCATCGACAAGATCATGTTCACCGGATCGACCAGGACCGGCCGCGAGATCGTCAAGAGCTCCGCGCACAACCTCGCGCGCCTGACCCTCGAACTCGGCGGGAACGACGCGGGCATCGTCCTGCCCGGAGCCGACGTGAAGGCACTGGGCGAGAAGCTCTTCTGGGGGGCGTTCATCAACTCCGGCCAGACGTGCGCCGCCCTCAAGCGCCTGTACGTGCACGACTCGCTGTACGAGGAGGTCGTGGCCGAGCTCGCACGCCTGGCCGAGGCCGCGCCGCTGGGACCGGGCATGGACGAGACCAGCGCGCTGGGGCCTCTCTCCACGCGACAGCAGTTCGACATCGTCTCGGACCTGGTCGAGGACGCACGCGGGCGCGGGGCGCGGATCGTCACGGGAGGAGAGGCCGCGCCCGAACTGGGTGCCCACTTCTACCGCGCGACGGTCGTGGCCGACATCGACGACGACGCCCCGCTGGTGGCGGAGGAGCAGTTCGGACCGGTCCTTCCGATCGTGCGGTACACCGACCTCGACGACGTCATCGCGCGCGCGAACGCGTCGGATCAGGCACTGGGCGCGTCGGTGTGGGGCGACCCCGAGCAGGCACGGGTCATCGCCGAGCGGATCCAGAGCGGCACCGTCTGGATCAACCAGCACGGCACGATCAATCCCCTCGTGCCCTTCGGCGGAACGAAGGGCTCGGGGTATGGACTGGAGTTCGGCGTGCACGGTCTGAAGGCCGTGGCCGGCACCAAAGTGATCACCGTCTGA
- a CDS encoding carboxymuconolactone decarboxylase family protein: MVIRDELYDIGMRQRRAMFGTQGADARVDTTTDLNDKLEDFVTRTTFGDVWQRPGLSLAARSEVTFAMLLANGKEHELRVHTEGALENGVSPVALREIVLQGLLYCGIPAAVLGVRVLREVFDARGIGDVLDGEAEATRMKERS, from the coding sequence GTGGTCATCCGCGACGAACTGTACGACATCGGCATGCGGCAGCGCCGCGCGATGTTCGGCACCCAGGGCGCCGATGCCCGGGTGGACACCACGACCGACCTCAACGACAAGCTCGAGGACTTCGTCACCCGCACGACCTTCGGCGACGTGTGGCAGCGGCCGGGGCTCTCCCTCGCCGCCCGCAGCGAGGTGACCTTCGCGATGCTGCTCGCCAACGGCAAGGAGCACGAGCTCCGCGTCCACACCGAGGGCGCCCTGGAGAACGGCGTCTCGCCGGTCGCGCTGCGCGAGATCGTGCTGCAGGGGCTGCTCTACTGCGGCATCCCGGCCGCGGTGCTGGGCGTGCGGGTCCTGCGGGAGGTGTTCGACGCGCGCGGCATCGGCGACGTCCTCGACGGTGAGGCCGAGGCGACACGGATGAAGGAACGATCATGA
- a CDS encoding fumarylacetoacetate hydrolase family protein, which produces MRFGTIEEGAGTTVVVQASPEDAAVMPYPDLDAMLAAPEAQWRSAATTALASGEVRPVASLSWLPPVRRPGKVLCVALNNSANPDRIMRGPSTPAMFVKPSSSLVGHGRPIVVKEAYGRVHPEPELAVVIGRGGTDIAVGDALAHVFGYTIINDLTSPTMRDADTFHYRAIHPDPESPDGIRYVDSWVSYPARYKGADTFGPLGPWVSTRDEIPDPHALRITCTHDGALVTDDNTANLRFSVAEVISFASEYLTLEPGDVIAMGTALQRSARGGAVQNVDLTRLGGVIEVSIEGIGTLSNPVERR; this is translated from the coding sequence ATGCGATTCGGGACGATCGAGGAGGGCGCGGGCACGACGGTGGTCGTCCAGGCCTCACCGGAGGATGCGGCGGTGATGCCGTATCCCGACCTGGACGCGATGCTCGCCGCCCCGGAGGCGCAGTGGCGGTCCGCCGCGACCACCGCGCTGGCATCCGGCGAGGTCCGCCCCGTCGCGTCGCTGTCGTGGCTGCCACCGGTGCGGCGGCCGGGGAAGGTGCTGTGCGTCGCGCTGAACAACAGCGCCAATCCCGACCGCATCATGCGCGGACCCTCCACGCCGGCGATGTTCGTGAAACCGTCCTCGTCACTCGTCGGCCACGGCCGTCCGATCGTGGTCAAGGAGGCGTACGGCCGGGTGCATCCCGAACCCGAGCTCGCGGTCGTCATCGGGCGGGGCGGGACGGACATCGCCGTCGGGGACGCCCTCGCGCACGTGTTCGGCTACACGATCATCAACGACCTGACCTCCCCGACCATGCGGGATGCCGACACGTTCCACTACCGCGCGATCCACCCCGACCCCGAGAGCCCCGACGGAATCCGCTACGTCGACAGCTGGGTGAGCTATCCGGCCCGCTACAAGGGCGCCGACACGTTCGGGCCGCTGGGCCCGTGGGTGAGCACGCGCGATGAGATCCCGGATCCGCACGCCCTGCGGATCACGTGCACCCATGACGGCGCGCTCGTGACCGACGACAACACAGCCAACCTGCGCTTTTCCGTCGCCGAGGTGATCTCCTTCGCCTCGGAGTACCTGACCCTCGAGCCCGGCGACGTCATCGCGATGGGCACGGCCCTCCAGCGCTCCGCGCGCGGCGGCGCCGTGCAGAACGTCGACCTGACGCGGCTGGGCGGAGTCATCGAGGTCTCGATCGAGGGGATCGGCACGCTGTCGAACCCCGTCGAGCGGCGATGA
- a CDS encoding nuclear transport factor 2 family protein, with product MTPDAEARASIGDLNARFAWALDLHDFDALRAILAPDVHYVSIGREFHDAEAVISSFRARTRRRTTRHGLGNLLLEPAGGDEVRGRSSWHTFADNDDPPRPGVPLFMVADFSDLYRRTAQGWRIAERIITPVFRDPALAPAAATPDPS from the coding sequence ATGACGCCCGACGCCGAGGCGCGGGCCTCGATCGGTGACCTCAACGCGCGCTTCGCGTGGGCACTGGACCTGCACGACTTCGATGCGCTGCGCGCGATTCTCGCCCCTGACGTGCACTACGTCAGCATCGGGCGGGAGTTCCACGACGCCGAGGCGGTCATCTCCTCCTTCCGTGCGCGGACGCGGCGGCGCACCACGCGCCACGGCCTCGGAAACCTCCTCCTCGAGCCCGCCGGGGGCGACGAGGTGAGAGGGCGCTCGAGCTGGCACACCTTCGCCGACAACGACGACCCGCCCCGACCGGGTGTCCCCCTGTTCATGGTGGCCGATTTCTCCGACCTCTACCGCCGCACCGCGCAGGGCTGGCGCATCGCCGAGCGGATCATCACGCCCGTCTTCCGCGACCCCGCGCTGGCCCCCGCGGCAGCGACCCCCGATCCGTCCTGA